The Flaviramulus sp. BrNp1-15 genome has a window encoding:
- a CDS encoding GNAT family N-acetyltransferase, whose translation MIRKAVFTDINKLLEITKACASKMIGENIYQWNEFYPSKAAFTKDVERNELYVLESEKSIIGCITISTFMDEEYIPINWLTPNSKNIYIHRLAIHPDQQGKGYAQKLMDYAETYGRKNSYASVRLDTFSQNKRNQKFYELRGYKRLGDIYFPKQSKHPFYCYELLL comes from the coding sequence ATGATTCGCAAAGCTGTATTTACAGATATTAATAAACTTCTTGAAATAACCAAAGCATGTGCTTCTAAAATGATTGGTGAAAACATTTATCAATGGAATGAATTTTACCCTAGCAAAGCCGCTTTTACAAAAGATGTTGAACGTAATGAACTATATGTTTTAGAATCTGAAAAATCAATTATTGGCTGCATTACTATTTCAACTTTCATGGATGAAGAATATATTCCAATTAACTGGTTAACTCCTAATTCCAAGAATATTTACATTCATAGATTAGCTATTCATCCTGATCAACAAGGAAAAGGTTACGCTCAAAAATTAATGGATTATGCCGAAACTTATGGAAGAAAAAATAGTTATGCTTCGGTAAGATTAGATACCTTTTCGCAAAACAAAAGGAACCAAAAATTTTACGAACTTCGTGGATATAAGCGTTTAGGAGACATTTATTTCCCTAAACAAAGCAAACACCCATTTTATTGTTACGAACTTTTATTGTGA